From Pseudomonas sp. stari2:
TCCGCCGAGCGCGGCGAAGTGATTGCCGACATTCCGTTCTACTCCCAGCCATGGTTCTGGGACATCGTCAAACAAGTGCTGGGTGTGTTGTTCATCCTGGTGCTGGTGTTCGGCGTGCTGCGTCCGGTGCTCAACAACATCACCGGCGGCGGCAAAGGCAAGGAGTTGGCCGGTCTGGGCGGTGACGTGGAACTGGGTGGCATGGGCGGTCTGGACGGTGAACTGTCCAACGATCGCGTCAGCCTCGGCGGCCCGACCAGCATCCTGCTGCCGAGCCCGAGCGAAGGCTATGACGCTCAGTTGAACGCAATCAAGAGTCTGGTGGCAGAAGACCCGGGTCGTGTGGCCCAGGTCGTGAAAGAGTGGATTAACGCAGATGAGTGATAACCGAGCCGCCGTCGCCAAACTGTCCCGGGTCGATAAAGCCGCGATTCTGCTGCTGTCCCTGGGGTCGACCGATGCTGCACAAGTGCTGCGCCACATGGGCCCCAAAGAGGTTCAGCGAGTCGGTGTGGCCATGGCCCAGATGGGCAACGTCCACCGTGAGCAGGTCGAGCAGGTCATGAGCGAGTTCGTCGACATCGTCGGCGACCAGACCAGCCTGGGCGTCGGCTCCGACGATTACGTGCGCAAAATGCTCACCCAGGCCTTGGGTGAAGACAAGGCCAACGGCCTGATCGACCGCATTCTGCTGGGCGGCAACACCAGCGGCCTCGACAGCCTGAAATGGATGGAGCCGCGCGCCGTAGCCGACGTGATCCGTTACGAGCACCCGCAGATCCAGGCGATCGTGGTCGCGTACCTCGATCCGGATCAGGCCGGTGAAGTGCTGGGCAACTTCGACCACAAGGTGCGTCTGGACATCATCCTGCGCGTCTCGTCGCTGAACACCGTGCAGCCGGCGGCACTGAAAGAATTGAACCAGATCCTCGAGAAGCAGTTCTCCGGCAACTCGAACGCCTCGCGCACCACCCTGGGTGGCATCAAGCGGGCGGCGGACATCATGAACTTCCTCGACAGCTCGATCGAAGGCCAGCTCATGGACTCGATCCGCGAAGTCGACGAAGACCTGTCCGGTCAGATCGAAGACCTCATGTTCGTGTTCAACAACCTGGCCGACGTCGACGACCGCGGTATCCAGGCGCTGTTGCGCGAAGTGTCCTCCGATGTGCTGGTACTGGCCCTCAAGGGTTCGGACGAGGGCGTCAAGGAAAAGATCTTCAAGAACATGTCCAAACGTGCTGCCGAACTGCTGCGCGACGACCTCGAGGCCAAAGGCCCGGTGCGCGTCAGCGACGTGGAAACCGCGCAGAAGGAAATCCTCACCATCGCCCGCCGTATGGCCGAAGCCGGAGAAATCGTGCTCGGTGGCAAGGGCGGCGAGGAAATGATCTAACACCATGGGCCAGAATGACGACGATGTGACGGACCTGATCCGTGCCCGGGACGTCCGCGGTTTCGAAACCTGGGCAATCCCAAGCTTCGATCCGCCGGCGCCGGAACCCGAGCCGGAACCAGAGCCCGAACCGCCGGAAATGGAAGAAGTGCCGCTGGACGAAGTCCAGCCACTGACCCTGGAAGAACTCGAAAGCATCCGTCAGGAGGCTTACAACGAGGGCTTCGCCATCGGCGAAAAAGAAGGTTTTCATAGCGCCACCCTCAAAGTGCGCCAGGAAGCCGAAGTTGCCCTGACAGCCAAGATCAACAGCCTTGAGCAGTTGATGGCGAACCTGTTCGAACCCATAGCCGAACAAGATACCCAGATCGAAAAGTCCCTGGTCGACCTCGTGCAGCACATCGCCAAACAGGTGATTCAGCGCGAGCTGGCCATCGACTCGACGCAGATCGAACACGTCATGCGCGACGCCCTCAAGCTGTTGCCGCTGGGCGTGGGCAATGTGCGGCTGTACGTCAATCCGCAGGATTTCGAACAGGTCAAAGCCCTGCGCGAACGTCATGAGGAAACCTGGCGTATCGTCGAGGACGAGTCGCTGCTGCCGGGCGGTTGCCGGGTCGAAACCGAACACAGCCGGATCGATGCGAGCATCGAAACCCGTGTCGGCCAGGTCATGGCCAAGCTGTTCGATCAGTTGCACGAACAGGCCTTGCACCCGGCCGAGTCGGACCTGAGCCTGGATCTGCCGGAAACGCCGAAACCGGCCCCTGTCACCGACGAGCCGCTCGCGGACGCCTCCGATGCGCCTTGAACGCACCAGTTTCGCCAAGCGCCTGAGCACCTACGCCGAGGCCACCGAGATCCCCGGTGCGCCGATCCTCGAAGGGCGGCTGCTGCGTATGGTCGGCCTGACCCTCGAAGCCGAAGGCCTGCGCGCCGCCATGGGCACCCGCTGCATGGTAATCAACGACGACAGCTATCACCCGTCGCAGGTTGAAGCGGAAGTGATGGGTTTCTCCGGCAACAAAGTTTTCCTGATGCCGGTTGGCAGTGTTGCCGGTATTGCGCCGGGCGCCCGTGTGGTGCCGTTGGCCGATACCGGTCGCCTGCCGATGGGCATGAGCATGCTCGGTCGCGTGCTGGATGGCGCCGGACGTGCGCTGGACGGCAAGGGCGGCATGAAAGCCGAAGACTGGGTGCCGATGGACGGCCCGACCATCAACCCGCTCAACCGTGACCCGATCAGCGAACCGCTGGACGTCGGCATTCGTTGCATCAACGGTTTGTTGACGGTCGGTCGCGGTCAGCGTCTGGGCCTGTTCGCCGGTACCGGTGTCGGTAAATCGGTATTGCTCGGCATGATGACCCGCTTCACCGAGGCCGACATCATCGTCGTTGGCCTGATCGGTGAGCGGGGTCGCGAAGTTAAAGAATTCATCGAGCACATCCTCGGTGAAGAAGGCCTCAAGCGTTCGGTGGTGGTTGCATCCCCAGCGGACGATGCGCCACTGATGCGTCTGCGCGCAGCGATGTACTGCACGCGGATCGCCGAGTATTTCCGCGACAAGGGCAAAAACGTCCTGTTGCTGATGGATTCCCTGACCCGTTTTGCCCAGGCCCAGCGGGAAATCGCTTTGGCTATCGGCGAGCCGCCGGCGACCAAGGGTTATCCACCTTCAGTGTTCGCCAAACTGCCGAAACTGGTAGAGCGCGCCGGTAATGCGGAGAAGGGCGGTGGTTCGATCACGGCCTTCTACACCGTGTTGTCCGAGGGCGATGACCAGCAGGACCCGATTGCCGACTCGGCGCGAGGCGTGCTCGACGGGCACATCGTGCTGTCCCGGCGTCTGGCCGAAGAAGGTCATTACCCGGCCATCGATATCGAAGCGTCGATCAGCCGGGTGATGCCGGCTGTGGTCGCGCCGGAGCACATGACCCGTGCGCAGTACTTCAAGCAACTGTGGTCGCGCTATCAACAGAGTCGCGATCTGATCAGCGTCGGCGCGTACGTCGCCGGCGGTGACCGCGAAACGGACCTTGCCATCAATCTGCAGCCGCAACTGGTCAGATATTTGCGTCAGGGCCTGAACGACAGCATCAGCCTGGGTGAAAGCGAGGCGTACCTCGAAACGATTTTCGCCCCTGCGGCCGGCGGGTAACCGGCCATGGCCCTGAGCCGAGCCGCGCGTCTGGCGCCGGTGGTGGAAATGGCCGAAAAAGCCGAGAAAACCGCCGTGCAGCGCCTGGGTTATTTCCAGGGGCAGGTGAAGGTGGCCGAAAGCAAACTCGCCGACCTGCATGCCTTTCGTCTGGATTACTCCGAGCAATGGATCGTACGCGGCAGTACGGGCGTGTCTGGGCAATGGCTGCTGGGTTTTCAGGGCTTTCTGGCGCAACTCGATACTGCGGTCGATCAACAGCTGCAAAGTCTGCAATGGCACCAGAACAATCTGGACAAGGCCCGCGATGCGTGGCAGCAGGCGTTTGCTCGGGTCGAGGGGCTGCGAAAACTTGTACAACGCTACCGCGACGAAGCCCAGCGTGCCGAAGACAAGCGCGAGCAGAAGCTGCTGGACGAGTTGTCCCAGCGCCTGCCGCGCCGTGATGCCTACTGACGGGTAGATCTATGACAGTTTCCGGCGACTTCCTGCCTTGCCCCTTATCCTTGCAAGTGCTAAACCTTGTACAGGTTCGTCAATGACAAGGAAGCCAGTACATGTCAGTCGTTACAGAAGTCTCTCCGGATGGGCAAAAGCTGACGATTTCGATCAAGGGCCGG
This genomic window contains:
- the fliG gene encoding flagellar motor switch protein FliG — encoded protein: MSDNRAAVAKLSRVDKAAILLLSLGSTDAAQVLRHMGPKEVQRVGVAMAQMGNVHREQVEQVMSEFVDIVGDQTSLGVGSDDYVRKMLTQALGEDKANGLIDRILLGGNTSGLDSLKWMEPRAVADVIRYEHPQIQAIVVAYLDPDQAGEVLGNFDHKVRLDIILRVSSLNTVQPAALKELNQILEKQFSGNSNASRTTLGGIKRAADIMNFLDSSIEGQLMDSIREVDEDLSGQIEDLMFVFNNLADVDDRGIQALLREVSSDVLVLALKGSDEGVKEKIFKNMSKRAAELLRDDLEAKGPVRVSDVETAQKEILTIARRMAEAGEIVLGGKGGEEMI
- the fliH gene encoding flagellar assembly protein FliH, coding for MGQNDDDVTDLIRARDVRGFETWAIPSFDPPAPEPEPEPEPEPPEMEEVPLDEVQPLTLEELESIRQEAYNEGFAIGEKEGFHSATLKVRQEAEVALTAKINSLEQLMANLFEPIAEQDTQIEKSLVDLVQHIAKQVIQRELAIDSTQIEHVMRDALKLLPLGVGNVRLYVNPQDFEQVKALRERHEETWRIVEDESLLPGGCRVETEHSRIDASIETRVGQVMAKLFDQLHEQALHPAESDLSLDLPETPKPAPVTDEPLADASDAP
- the fliI gene encoding flagellar protein export ATPase FliI, with the translated sequence MRLERTSFAKRLSTYAEATEIPGAPILEGRLLRMVGLTLEAEGLRAAMGTRCMVINDDSYHPSQVEAEVMGFSGNKVFLMPVGSVAGIAPGARVVPLADTGRLPMGMSMLGRVLDGAGRALDGKGGMKAEDWVPMDGPTINPLNRDPISEPLDVGIRCINGLLTVGRGQRLGLFAGTGVGKSVLLGMMTRFTEADIIVVGLIGERGREVKEFIEHILGEEGLKRSVVVASPADDAPLMRLRAAMYCTRIAEYFRDKGKNVLLLMDSLTRFAQAQREIALAIGEPPATKGYPPSVFAKLPKLVERAGNAEKGGGSITAFYTVLSEGDDQQDPIADSARGVLDGHIVLSRRLAEEGHYPAIDIEASISRVMPAVVAPEHMTRAQYFKQLWSRYQQSRDLISVGAYVAGGDRETDLAINLQPQLVRYLRQGLNDSISLGESEAYLETIFAPAAGG
- the fliJ gene encoding flagellar export protein FliJ, producing MALSRAARLAPVVEMAEKAEKTAVQRLGYFQGQVKVAESKLADLHAFRLDYSEQWIVRGSTGVSGQWLLGFQGFLAQLDTAVDQQLQSLQWHQNNLDKARDAWQQAFARVEGLRKLVQRYRDEAQRAEDKREQKLLDELSQRLPRRDAY